One Gavia stellata isolate bGavSte3 chromosome 34, bGavSte3.hap2, whole genome shotgun sequence DNA window includes the following coding sequences:
- the LOC132320244 gene encoding olfactory receptor 5AP2-like: protein MADGERDNRTSSMDFVLLGIRDVLMLQSLLFLLLLIIYSVTMVGNILIVVLVVADRHLHTPMYFFLGHLSSLETCYSSTILPQLLARFLTGDSSISAHGCMAQFYFFGSFLTTECYLLTAMSYDRYLAICQPLLYASLMTWKVSLHLAAASLLGGSLLLVVVTVLLSQLQFCGPKAIDHFFCDFTALLELACSDTRAITIVSFIFGIFDVVFPFLFTLASYICIITAILRIPSSTGRQKAFSTCSSHLTLVTTFYGTLFVVYMLPRTASLRQLNKAFSFFYTVLTPLVNPFIYSLRNREVREAIRKVLRKALPCTQSSHYLGDTGKRHF from the coding sequence ATGGCCGACGGGGAAAGGGACAACAGGACATCATCCATGGATTTTGTGCTGCTGGGAATACGTGATGTCCTCATGCTCCAGAGcctgctctttctcctcttgcttATTATCTACTCAGTCACCATGGTTGGGAACATCCTCATCGTTGTGCTGGTGGTGGCTGACCGGCATCtgcacacccccatgtacttcttcctgggCCATCTGTCCTCCTTGGAGACCTGCTACAGCTCCAccatcctgccccagctgctggccagaTTCCTGACTGGGGACAGCAGTATCTCTGCTCACGGCTGCATGGCTCAGTTCTACTTCTTTGGTTCCTTTTTGACTACTGAGTGTTACCTGCTGACGGCCATGTCCTACGATCGGTACTTGGCCATATGCCAGCCCTTGCTCTATGCAAGCCTCATGACCTGGAAGGTCTCTCTACACCTGGCAGCTGCATCTTTGCTGGGGGGTTCACTGCTGCTGGTGGTAGTCACAGTCTTGTTATCCCAGTTGCAGTTCTGTGGTCCCAAGGCCATTGACCacttcttctgtgattttaccGCATTGCTGGAGCTTGCCTGCAGCGACACCAGAGCAATCACAattgtttctttcatatttgGTATCTTCGATGtagtttttcccttcctgttcaCGCTGGCCTCCTACATTTGCATCATAACTGCCATCCTGAGGATCCCATCCAGCACTGGCAGGCAGAAGGCCTTCTCCACTTGCTCCTCTCACCTCACTCTTGTCACCACTTTCTATGGCACCCTTTTTGTTGTCTATATGCTGCCCAGAACAGCCTCCCTGAGACAGCTCAACaaagctttctcctttttctacactGTCCTCACACCCCTGGTCAATCCCTTCATCTACAGCCTGCGGAACAGGGAGGTCAGGGAGGCCATCAGGAAGGTGCTCAGGAAAGCCCTGCCTTGCACCCAGAGCTCACACTACCTTGGTGACACAGGCAAAAGACACTTCTAG
- the LOC132320245 gene encoding antigen WC1.1-like, with amino-acid sequence MWACNCQGDLGTHRSLVSLGFFQLVGGDSPCSGRVEIRDGNQWKTVCDSDFGPKAANVVCRELKCGTALSVPGSAHFGEEYTGFRLVNGSTVCEGRVEVQVLGTWGTLCASRWDLLDAHVLCRHLDCGFAESLPGGGHFGRGTGPVWTDSFHCDGSEAHLGQCPVTALGASRCSHENDAAVICSAGSMSLRLVGGGSRCDGRVEIFQHGTWGRVLDEQWDVQAASVVCRQLQCGEAETAYNPPKAERGTGPVGLRGVRCAGHEANLTLCNTSLPASAPGAGIAEDVGVVCWGSRQVRLENTTGRCAGRVEIYYQGSWGTICDDGWDLSDAAVVCHQLGCGGAVEAVGSAKFGEGSGQIWLDGVNCSGAEATLWDCPAGSWGQHDCGHKEDAGVVCSEFVALRLENSSSCSGCLQVFYNGTWGSVCSNSMTPKTWSLACKELGCGDGGYLATPPLYHNFSGPTWLDCVECGERNSSFWQCPSAPWHPQSCDDLRDETHITCNGRRPETPPALGTLCPNSTSCTDREKIRAVGGENSCSGRVEIWHRGSWGTVCDDSWDMRDAEVACRQLGCGPAVSALNEAAFGEGTGPIWLEQVECRGTEPSLQDCWARPGDSGACRHKEDAAVNCSDPTRGRPTGSRSVSLPVIICIILGALLCLLLALLAGQVRSARAGRRVSERAWEPFPEAVYEEIGYSPALEKQARFSGSGSYSEGSLTKLQPYPGDSKEEDGPGSAPGNRGPEGVDLSSLQTCGEQQCH; translated from the exons ATGTGGGCATGTAACTGCCAGGGAGATCTAGGAACGCACAGGAGTTTGGTTTCTTTAGGATTTTTCCAGCTGGTCGGAGGGGATAGTCCCTGCTCAGGACGTGTGGAGATCCGTGATGGGAACCAGTGGAAAACTGTCTGTGACTCAGACTTTGGTCCCAAAGCCGCCAACGTGGTCTGCAGGGAGCTGAAGTGCGGCACAGCCCTGTCCGTGCCCGGGTCAGCTCACTTTGGAGAAG AGTACACAGGGTTCAGGCTGGTGAACGGCAGCACGGTGTGTGAGGGGAGGGTGGAGGTCCAGGTGCTGGGGACCTGGGGCACCCTCTGTGCCTCCCGCTGGGATCTCTTGGACGCCCACGTTCTCTGTCGTCACCTCGACTGTGGATTTGCTGAGTCTCTTCCTGGAGGAGGGCATTTTGGGAGAGGCACCGGCCCTGTCTGGACAGACTCATTCCACTGTGATGGGAGTGAAGCCCAcctgggacagtgcccagtaACTGCCCTGGGGGCCTCGCGATGCTCCCACGAGAACGATGCTGCTGTCATTTGCTCAG CCGGCTCCATGTCCCTGCGGCTGGTGGGTGGAGGGAGCCGGTGCGATGGACGAGTGGAGATCTTCCAGCATGGGACATGGGGCAGAGTCCTGGATGAGCAGTGGGACGTGCAGGCGGCCAGCGTGGTGTGCCGGCAACTGCAGTGCGGAGAGGCAGAGACAGCCTACAATCCCCCGAAGGCTGAGAGAGGGACGGGTCCCGTGGGGCTGCGAGGGGTCCGGTGTGCAGGGCACGAGGCCAACCTGACCCTCTGCAACACCTCCCTGCCTGCGAGTGCACCAGGAGCAGGGATTGCAGAGGACGTGGGGGTCGTTTGCTGGG GGAGCCGGCAGGTCCGGCTGGAGAATACGACTGGGCGCTGTGCAGGAAGAGTGGAGATCTACtaccagggcagctgggggaccATCTGCGATGATGGCTGGGACCTGTCTGATGCCGCAGTCGTTTGCCACCAGCTGGGCTGCGGAGGGGCGGTGGAGGCGGTTGGCTCTGCTAAGTTCGGGGAAGGCTCTGGTCAGATCTGGCTGGACGGTGTGAACTGCTCCGGGGCCGAAGCTACCCTCTGGGACTGCCCGGCAGGGTCCTGGGGGCAGCACGACTGTGGGCACAAAGAGGACGCAGGAGTCGTCTGCTCag AGTTTGTGGCCCTGAGGttggagaacagcagcagctgctccggGTGCCTGCAGGTTTTCTACAACGGGACGTGGGGGAGCGTTTGCTCCAACTCAATGACTCCCAAAACTTGGTCGCTGGCATGCAAAGAGTTGGGCTGCGGGGATGGAGGGTACCTGGCAACACCCCCGCTCTACCACAACTTCTCTGGTCCCACCTGGTTGGATTGTGTGGAGTGtggggagagaaacagctcctTCTGGCAATGTCCCTCCGCTCCCTGGCACCCGCAGTCGTGCGATGACCTGCGAGATGAGACCCACATCACCTGCAATG GGAGACGGCCAGAAACACCCCCGGCCCTAGGGACCCTGTGCCCTAACTCCACAAGCTGCACAG ACAGGGAGAAGATTCGTGCCGTGGGAGGCGAGAACAGCTGCTCAGGCAGAGTGGAGATCTGGCACCGCGGCTCCTGGGGGACGGTGTGCGACGACTCCTGGGACATGCGGGATGCCGAGGTGgcatgcaggcagctgggctgtggcccTGCAGTGTCTGCTCTGAATGAGGCTGCatttggggaggggacaggccccatctggctggagcaggtggagtGCCGGGGGACAGAGCCGTCTCTGCAGGACTGCTGGGCTCGGCCTGGGGACAGCGGTGCCTGCCGGCATAAGGAGGATGCTGCTGTGAACTGCTCAG ATCCCACGCGGGGCCGTCCGACCGGCAGCAGGAGTGTCTCATTGCCCGTCATCATCTGCATCATCCTGGGagcccttctctgcctgctcctggccctCCTGGCAGGGCAAGTGCGAAGCGCCAGGGCTGGGCGCAGAG TCTCCGAGAGAGCTTGGGAGCCCTTCCCTGAGGCCGTCTATGAGGAGATTGGTTACAGCCCAGCTTTGGAGAAGCAGGCAAGGTTCAGCGGCTCAG GCTCCTATTCAGAGGGGTCCTTGACCAAGCTGCAGCCCTAccctggggacagcaaggaggaggatggtCCAGGGTCAGCACCAGGTAACAGGGGGCCAGAAGGGGTGgatctctcctccctgcagacGTGTGGGGAACAGCAGTGTCACTGA